A window of Micromonospora sp. WMMC415 genomic DNA:
CGGCATCTCGCCCGACGGCAGGTCCCAGCCGCCGGTGTCCGCGCCCGCCCAGGGGTCGACCGGGGCCCGGTCCTCGGGGGCCTCGACCGGGCGCGGCGGCACCGGGGTCGGCTCGGCCGACTCGCCCCAGGCACGCTTGCGCGGCGACGGGGGTGGCACCGCCGCCGACCCGCTCCACCGGGGCGCGGGCGGCTCGGGAGCCTCCTCGGCCGGCAGCTTGCGGGTGCCCGACGGGCCGTGGGCCTCCTCGGCCGGCAGCTTGCGGGTGCCGGCCGGGCCGGCGGACGCGGCATCGGGCGGCGGCTCACCGGCCGGGAACTGGCGGGTGCCCCGCGGCCCGGAGGGCTGACCGCCGCCCGCCGCAGCGGTGGCGGGCGGGACGCCCCCGACGGAGGCCGGCGCGGGCGTGGTGGGCTGGTCGTCCGCGGCCGGTGCGTCGGCCGTCGGGGGCGTGCCCTGGGCCGGCGCGGGCGGGCTGGCCGGGCCGGACGGCTCCGCCCGGGATCCGGTCGCCTCGGGCGGCGCGGACGGCGTGACGGGGGTCGGCTCGTCGGTGACCGCCGGTTCCCGGTCCCGGTGCGGGGTCGTCCCGTCGACCGGCCGGTCTGTTCCCGGCTGCGGCTCCGGCTGCGGCATCGCGGCAATCTGCTTCCTACTAGTTGCTCATTGGTGAGCGGTTCGGATGATTCGCGCTCCGCTCGGCGGTGGCCGGGCTGGAGTCCTGGACCGGCAGTCTGGTCCGGTGGCGATCGGCCCTGTCCTGCAAGATCTGCTTCACGGCGTGATGCGAAGTGTGCAGGGCGATGTCGGGGTCGCCTGCTCGCTGCAGGATGTTGATCGCGGCGTTCACGTCGGCCTGCCACACCACCCTGCAGGAGGTGCAGTGAAGCCGGTCACCGCTACGTCGGCCGAGGCTGCCGCAGCGGTGACAGGCTTGTGAGGTGTAGGCGGCGTTGACGTGGACGAGCGCAGAACCTCTGCGTTCCGACACGTTGGTTAGCGCCTCAGCGGTGACCCCTTTGGTCCACGCGGCGAGGCGACGGTTGACGTTCCTATCGAGCTTTGTGCGTCCGGCGAAGCTTTTGGTGAGGTCTTCGGCGACCACCGTGGCGGCCTTGTCAACGACCCGGTGCACGGCGATAAAGATCTCCGTGCGGACCTGCGCCCGATGACGGGCGGCCTGCCGGTCCCGCTTCACGTACCCCAGATTGTTGACCTTGATCCGGTTCGCTTTGCGGTGGTCGCCGCGGCGGGCGGCGGTGTTGGCGATCGAGCGCAGCTTCGCCCGGCGCCGGTTGCGCTGCTTCAACCGGTCCGACTCCGTAGCCAGCAGCTCGCCTAGGCGGGTGCCGTGGTGCTCGCCGTCGGAGTCGGTCAGGACTTCGGTGTAGCCCTTGTCGACGCCGATGGTCCGGCTGCCGCGCGGTCGCTGCGACGATCGCATCTGAGATACGTCGATCTGGTAGTGCACCTCGACCCGGCCGCCGCGCAGGATCAGCCGCAGCGTGCCGGTTGGAGCGACCGTCGTGGACAGCGGGATCCTGACCATCTTGCGGCGTTCGAGACCGGGTACCGCCAGCCACAGCCGGCCGTGCCCGTCAGTAAGGGTGTGGTGCTGGTCGGCGCGCACGACGATCTGATCGTGGGTGCGGTTCTTGCCTCGCCGCCAGTGCTTGCGCATCTGCCGGGCCAGGAACGGATCGTCCGCCCACCGGTGGGTCTTAAGCGCGGTGAGCATGCGCTTGCGCTCGGCCGGAGCGCCGGTGCGCCGCAGGATCGCCCGCCGCACCTCGACCTTGGCCGAAGCCAGGTGCGCCGCGATGTCGGCCATCGCGTCGCGGGCGGTCTCCTTCCAGGCGTTTGCCAGCACACCGAACCGCTGGTGCGTGCCATCGGCCAGCCACCGGTCTCGAACCTGTCGGTCCTTCAGCCCGGACCCCACCCCGCTGATCGAGCCGTAACGCTGCCACACCTCGCTGCGCACCCGACCCAGCCGGCGGGCCTGCTCCACCAGCGCCATGTACTTGCCCGGATTCAGGCCAATCGAGTAGGCGATGCGGGTGACCTTCACCCGTTGCCTCCCGTGATCAGATCCGCACCCTTGAGTTCCCTCTCGTAGCATCGCAGCCCGTCCGATCGGCACAAGAAGGCTGCAACGATCGCCAGCAGAGCCTCCACCAACCCCTGCTGCGGTGACAGTGACTTGAAGTTGCCCACGACAATCTGGCAGCCACGGCAGGCAGCCGTGTGCGCCAGACGGTCGAGGGACGTCACTTCTAGTCATTCCTCCTCTTGCCGAATTGAGGTTAGTACCGGTGTGCCATCACCGGGAGCCGGCCGCCGGCCGCCGGTACGGCGTGACCGGCCGGCCGTCCGTCTGAACCGCTCTGAGCAGGGCGTCGGTCCTGGCCGGCCGTCTGGCAGCGGTGGCTCCATTCGCCAGCGGCAGGTGGATGCTCGCCCGCGGCGCGGTCGGCCGGCCGGTGGGCGGCTACCCTTGGGCATCATGAGCGTTCCGTCCACCACGCCGCGCCCCGCCGCGGCCAACCCGTCGGTCTGGTCCCGCCTGGAGCCGCTGCTGCCCCAGGTGACCAAGCCCATCCAGTACGTCGGTGGCGAGCTGGGGGCGGTGGTCAAGGACTGGGACGCGGCGGCGGTGCGCTGGGCGTTGATGTACCCGGACGCGTACGAGGTCGGCCTGCCCAACCAGGGTGTGCAGATCCTCTACGAGGTGCTCAACGAGCTGCCCGACGTGCTGGCCGAGCGGACGTACGCGGTCTGGCCGGACCTGGAGAAGCTGATGCGCGCCCACGGCGTGCCGCAGTTCACGGTCGACGCGCACCGCCCGGTCCGCGACTTCGACGTGTTCGGCGTCTCCTTCTCCACCGAGCTGGGCTACACCAACCTGCTCACCGCGATCGACCTCGCCGGCATCCCGCTGCTCGCCGCCGACCGCACCGACGCCGACCCGGTGATCGTGGCCGGCGGGCACGCCGCGTTCAACCCGGAGCCGATCGCCGACTTCGTCGACGCCGCCGTGCTCGGCGACGGCGAGGAGGCGGTCCTGGAGATCACCACGATCGTCCGGGAGTGGAAGGCCGAGGGTTCCCCGGGCGGACGCGACGAGCTGCTGCTGCGGCTGGCCCGCACCGAGAGCGTCTACGTCCCGCGCTTCTACGACGTGGATTACCTGCCCGACGGCCGGATCCAGCGGGTCGTGCCGAACCGCCCGGACGTGCCGTTCCGGGTGCACAAGCGCACGACGATGGACCTGGACGCCTGGCCGTACCCGAAGAAGCCCCTCGTCCCGCTGGCCGAGACGGTCCACGAGCGGTACGCGGTGGAGATCTTCCGGGGCTGCACCCGCGGGTGCCGGTTCTGCCAGGCGGGCATGATCACCCGCCCGGTGCGCGAGCGGTCGATCACCACGGTGGGGCAGATGGTGCAGCAGGGGCTGGAGTTCTCCGGCTTCCACGAGGTGGGCCTGCTGTCACTGTCGTCGGCCGACCACTCGGAGATCGGCGACATGTGCTCCGGCCTCGCCCAGCAGTACGAGGGCACCAACGTGTCCCTCTCCCTGCCGTCGACCCGGGTGGACGCGTTCAACATCGAGCTGGCGCAGGAACTGTCCCGCAACGGCCGGCGGACCGGTCTGACCTTCGCCCCCGAGGGCGGGTCGGAGCGGATCCGCAAGGTGATCAACAAGATGGTGTCGAAGGAAGACCTCATCCGCACCGTGGTCACCGCCTACACCAACGGCTGGCGGCAGGTGAAGCTCTACTTCATGTGCGGCCTGCCCACCGAGACCGACGAGGACGTCCTCGAGATCGCCGACATGGCGCACGAGGTCATCCGGGCCGGCCGGGCGGCGACCGGCTCGAAGGACATCCGCTGCACGGTGTCGATCGGCGGGTTCGTGCCGAAGCCGCACACCCCGTTCCAGTGGGCGGCGATGGAGCGGCCGGAGGTCATCGACGGCCGGCTCAAGCTGCTCAAGCAGGCCATCAACGCCGACCGGTCGCTGGGCCGGGCGATCGGCTTCCGCTACCACGACGGTGAGCCGTCGCTGATCGAGGGCCTGCTGTCCCGCGGTGACCGCCGGGTCGGCGCGGTGATCCGGAAGGTCTGGGAGAACGGCGGCCGCTTCGACGGCTGGAGCGAGCACTTCTCGTACCAGCGGTGGGTGGACGCCGCCGCCGAGGCCCTGCCGGCCTTCGGCGTCGACCTCGACTGGTACACCACCCGGGAGCGCGAGGAGCTGGAGGTCCTGCCCTGGGACCACCTGGACTCCGGCCTCGACAAGGACTGGCTCTGGCAGGACTGGCAGGACTCGCTCAGCGAGTACGAGCAGGACGACTGCCGGTGGACCCCGTGCTTCGACTGCGGCGTCTGCCCGTCGATGGACACGGAGATCCAGATCGGTCCCACCGGGAAGAAGTTGCTCCCGCTGACCCCGATCAACGGCCTGCGGGTCCCCAGCGGCACCCCGCAGTAGCCCCCGGGGCCGGCGACCGCCGCCGGCCCGGACATCCGAGGAGCACGACGATCAGTAGGAAACCACAGCCGGAGGGCGGGCAGGCGCCGGTCGTCCAGCGCATCCGCATCCGGTACGCCAAGCGGGGGCCGCTGCGGTTCACCTCGCACCGGGACTTCGCGCGCGCGTTCGAGCGGGCGCTGCGCCGGGCGGGTGTGCCGATGGCGTACTCCCAGGGCTTCACACCCCACCCCAAGATCTCGTACGCCAGCGCGGCGCCCACCGGCGTGGCGAGCGAGGCGGAGTACCTGGAGATCGGGCTGCGCGACGCGGTCGACCCGGCCGCGCTGCGCGGCGCGCTCGACGCCGCTCTCTCGCCCGGGCTGGACGTGCTCGACGCCGTGGTCGCGACGGGCGGGAGCCTCGCCGACCGGATCCAGGCGTCGCACTGGCGGATCGAGCTGCCCGAGGTCGACGCCGCCGTGCTGCAGAAGGCGGTGGCCGCCTTCAGCGCCGCCGACGAGGTGCTGGTCGAGCGGATGACCAAGCAGGGCCGGCGCACCTTCGACGCCCGGGCGGCGGTCAACTCCATCGATGTGATCACACCGGCCGAGACGCCTTCCGGGGTCCCGGCGGTACCGTGTGCGATACTCGAACTGGTCGTGCGGCAGGTCACCCCCTCCGTACGGCCCGATGACGTCCTTTCCGGCCTCCGCGTGGTGGCCGACCTGGAGCCGCCGGTCTCACCGAGGGTGACCCGGCTGGCACAGGGCATGCTGACCGCGCAGGGTGCGATAGCGGATCCGTTGGAAGCGGACCGCGACGGGGCAACCATCGACGGGCACTGACCGACGGTCGGTGCCCGGCTAGGCAGACTTCGGCGGTCGCGCGGCTCGCGCGAACGGCGGAAACACCTTTTGCGGCGACCCTGCGTGGCAGCGCTCACCCGCGCCCGGGGCAGCCAGAACTGGAGAACGCCCATGCTCGAGAACGAGCCCGAGGGCGGCGAACGCACCGGCTCCCAGCCGGTTGGCGAGACCGCCGCACACCACACCGCCCAGGGCGGTGCCCCCACGAACCCCGCCGACCCGTCGGCGGAGAGCGGGAACCCGACCGCCGGCGAGCCCGCCGCGGCCAGCCCGGACGAGCCGGCGGGCGACGCCCCCGGTGCGTCGACCGGCCCCGCCCCGGGCGAGCTCGCCGACAGCGGCGTCGCCGAACTGGGCCCGCCGTCGACCCCCCGCAAGCGCGCCAGCCGGCGGCGGGTCGCCCCGGTGACCCAGCCCGAGCAGACCGAGGCCCCGGTCGAGGCCAGCAGCGACGCCGTGCCGGGCAGCGGCGAGGCCCCCCAGGCGGAGGTGCTCGCCCCCGTGTCCGGGGACGGGGAGCCGCCCGCGAAGGCGACGCGCCGCCGCCGCAAGGCCACCACGACCAGGGCCGCCGAGGAGCCCCTCACCGCGGCCGCGGCGGAGGAGGCCGGGGCGGACGTCGTACCGCCGGTGAAGGTGACCCGTACCCGACGCAAGAAGGCGGCCCCCGCGGCCGCCGAGCCGGCCGCGGAGACCCCGGCCGACGCCGCCGGGATCGGCACCGAGGCCGCGCCGGCGGAGCCGGTGGCGGCCGAGGCCGGCGCGACCGGGACCGAGGTCGAGCCGGAGGCCGGCACCGAGTTCGGCGCGGCGCAGACCGCTGCCGGCGGCGCCGCAGAGGTGCCCTCCGGGGTGTCCGCTCCCGCCGAGGAGGCCGAGCCGGAGCGCCCGACGCGGCGCCGGCGGGCGGCCCTCTCCGCGCCGACGGTGCTGTTCATGGCCCCGCAGCCGGAGGAGATCCCCGCCGCGCGGACCGTCGAGGAGCCCGCCGCCGAGGAGGCGGCCGAGCCGCCGCGCCGCCGCCGGCGCGGTCGCCGCGACGTCGAGCCGGTCGAGCCGGTCGAGCCGGTCGAGGCCGTCGAGGTCGAGGAGGAGCCGACCGAGGAGGCCGTCGAGGTCGCCGAGGACGAGGACGAGGACGAGACGGCCGCCGGCCGTCGGCGGCGCCGGCGTGGCCGGCGTGGCCGCGGCCGGGGCAAGGGCGGTGCCGACGAGGACGAGGAGGCCGAGGAGGCCGCTCAGGCCGAGGCGGAGGAGCCCGAGGCCGAGGAGGACGAGGAGCCCGAGGCCGAGGACGGCGACGGGCTGACCCGCCGCCGCCGGCGCCGGCGGCGGCGGGGAGCGGGCGACGTCGAGGCGGCCACGGACGACGGCGTGCCGACGGTCGTGAAGATCCGGGAGCCGCGCCGTACGGTCGACGAGGTGCAGGGCGTCTCCGGCTCCACCCGCCTGGAGGCCAAGCGCCAGCGGCGCCGGGACGGCCGTGAGCAGCGGCGTACCCGCCCGCCGATCCTCAGCGAGGCCGAGTTCCTGGCCCGGCGGGAGGCGGTCGACCGGGTGATGGCCGTCCGCCAGCGCGGCGACCGTACGCAGATCGCCGTCCTGGAGGACGGCGTGCTGGTCGAGCACTACGTGACCCGCAACTCGGCCGCCACGATGGCCGGCAACGTGTACCTGGGCAAGGTGCAGAACGTGCTGCCCAGCATGGAGGCGGCGTTCGTCGACATCGGCCGGGGCCGCAACGCCGTGCTGTACGCGGGCGAGGTCAACTGGGACACCACCGGCCTGGAGGGCCGGGCCCGGTCGATCGAGCAGGCCCTCAGGTCCGGTGACTCGGTGCTGGTGCAGGTCACCAAGGACCCGATCGGGCACAAGGGCGCCCGGTTGACCAGCCACGTGGCGCTCTCCGGCCGGCACCTCGTCTACGTCCCGGGCGGCAACGCGTCCGGGATCAGCCGCAAGCTGCCGGACAACGAGCGCAAGCGCCTGCGGGACGTGCTGAAGAAGCTGGTCCCGGACGGTGCCGGCGTGATCGTCCGCACCGCGGCCGAGGGCGCCAGCGAGGACGAGCTGGCCCGCGACGTCAAGCGGCTCCAGGCGCAGTGGGAGGACATCCAGGCCAAGGCCGCCGAGGGCGGCGCCCCGGTGCTGCTCTACGAGGAGCCCGACCTGGTCATCCGCGTCGTCCGGGACCTCTTCAACGAGGACTTCCGGGAGCTGGTGATCGAGGGCGAAGGCGCGTACGGCATGGTCGAGTCGTACCTGTCGCACGTCTCGCCGGACCTGGTCGCCCGCCTGCGCCGCCACCTGGGCGCGAGCGACGTGTTCGCCGAGTACCGGATCGACGAGCAGATCCTCAAGGGCCTGGACCGGAAGGTCTTCCTCCCCTCCGGCGGCCACCTGGTCATCGACCGGACCGAGGCGATGACCGTGGTGGACGTCAACACCGGCAAGTACACCGGTGCCGGCGGCAACCTGGAGGAGACGGTCACCCGGAACAACCTGGAGGCCGCCGAGGAGATCGTCCGCCAGCTGCGGCTGCGCGACATCGGCGGCATCGTGGTGATCGACTTCATCGACATGGTGCTGGAGTCGAACCGGGAGCTGGTGCTGCGCCGGCTGACCGAGTGCCTCGGGCGGGACCGCACCAAGCACCAGGTCACCGAGATCACCTCGCTCGGCCTGGTGCAGATGACCCGCAAGCGGATCGGCGCGGGCCTGCTGGAGGCGTTCAGCGAGACCTGCGAGTGCTGCAAGGGCCGGGGCCTGATCATCCACACCGAGCCGGTGCCGGAGAAGGCCCGCCCGGGCGGCGCGGGGGAGAAGGTCAAGGCCGTCGCCTCGGCCGCGCCCGTCGCCGAGGCGGGCACCTCGTCCCGCCGCCGCGGCCGCAAGAGCGTCCCGGCGGAGCGGACGGTGGTCGAGGTCACCGAGGACGAGAGCCCGGCCGACATCATCGGCACCACCGACGCCACCGGCGCCACGACGACCGGGTCGGACGCCGACTACTACGACACGATGGGCTACGACCTGTCCCGGTACGAGACCGAGACGCCGGCCGCGCCGGACATCGCCGACAGCCAGACCGGCGACTCGGCCCGGCTGGCGGCGCCCGACGACCCGGACGCGCTGGGCGACGGCGAGGAGTCCGAGGGCGGCTCCGGCCGGCGACGGTCCCGGAGGGGTGGCGCCCGCCGGCGTACCCGCCCCTGACCGATCGGCTCACGACAGGGCTCCCGCTCCGGCGGGGGCCCTGTCGTCGTGTGCGGCCGGGTAGGGTGGGCTCTTCGGGCGGGCCCGGTTTGGGAGTCGGCCCGACCATGGCGTACGCTTGCCTGCGGCGCACTTTGGTGTGCCGAGTTCCCGCGTGCCCACGCCGCCGTGCCTCTGCTGCCCGGCGAGCCGCCGTGGGAACGACCGCCAGCAGCCTCAACGACAGGGAGTCCGCCTCCGATGTACGCGATCGTCAAGACCGGCGGCAAGCAGTACAAGGTCGCCGAAGGCGACGTGATCGAGGTCGAGAAGCTCGTCGGTGCCCCCGGCGACGCGGTGAAGCTCGCCGCGGTGCTCCTCGTCGACGGTGACGACCTGGTGACCGACGCGGCGAAGCTTGCCAAGGTCGAGGTGTCCGGCGAGATCGCCGCGCACACCAAGGGCCCGAAGATCCGGATCCACAAGTTCAAGAACAAGACCGGCTACCACAAGCGCCAGGGTCACCGCCAGCCGCTGACCCAGGTCAAGGTGACCGGCATCTCCAGCGGGAAGTAGGTCGTCCTCCAATGGCTCACAAAAAGGGTGCGTCCAGCTCGCGTAACGGCCGTGACTCCGCGGCCCAGCGGCTCGGCGTGAAGCGCTTCGGTGGTCAGGTCGTGAGCGCGGGTGAGATCCTCATCCGCCAGCGCGGCACCAAGTTCCACCCGGGTGACCTGGTCGGCCGCGGCGGAGACGACACGCTCTTCGCGCTGGCCGCCGGCGCGGTCCAGTTCGGCACCAAGCGCGGCCGCAAGACCGTCAGCATCGTGCCGCAGCAGTAGTTCGAAGGCGTTGCGGGCCGCGGACCTCGGGTCCCGGCCCGCTTCGCTTTTTCTCGTGCGGGGGCGTACCTCGCTGGAAGGATTGGTGGCGTGACGACGTTCGTTGACCGGGTCGTCCTGCATTTGCAGGCCGGCGACGGCGGGCACGGCTGCACCTCGATCCACCGGGAGAAGTTCAAGCCCTTCGGCGGGCCCGACGGCGGCAACGGCGGGCACGGCGGCAGCGTCTCCCTGGTGGTCGACCCGCAGGTCCACACGCTGCTCGACTTCCATTTCCGCCCGCACGTCAAGGCAGCCAACGGCAAGGGCGGCGCCGGCTCGAACCGGGACGGCGCGAACGGCGCCGACCTGGTGCTGAAGGTGCCGAACGGCACGGTCGTGCAGGCCCTCGACGGCACGGTGCTGGCCGACATGGTCGGCGCCGGCACCACCTTCGAGGTCGCCCGGGGCGGCCGTGGCGGCCGGGGCAACGCGGCGCTGGCCAACGCCCGCCGCAAGGCGCCCGGCTTCGCCGAACTGGGCGAGCCCGGCGACGTGATCGACGTGGTGCTGGAGCTGAAGAGCGTCGCCGACGTCGGCCTGGTCGGCTACCCGTCCGCCGGCAAGTCGTCGCTGATCTCGGTGATCTCGGCCGCCAAGCCGAAGATCGCCGACTACCCGTTCACCACCCTCGTGCCGAACCTCGGCGTGGTCCGGGTGGACAACCACACCTTCACCGTCGCGGACGTGCCCGGCCTGATCCCCGGCGCGGCCACCGGCAAGGGGCTCGGCCTGGAGTTCCTCCGGCACATCGAGCGCTGCTCGGTGCTGGTTCACGTGGTCGACACCGCGACGCTGGAGACGGACCGCGACCCGGTCGCCGACATCGAGACGATCGAGGCGGAGCTGACCGCGTACGGAGGACTCGCCGACCGGCCCCGCCTGGTCGCGCTCAACAAGGTCGACGTGCCGGACGGGCGGGACCTGGCCGAGATCGTCCGGCCCGACCTGGAGGCACGCGGCTTCCGGGTGTTCGAGGTCTCCGCCGCGACCCGCGAGGGGCTCAAGGAGCTCATGTACGCGATGGCGGAGCTGGTCGAGGTCGCGCGGGCCGCCGCGCCGCCGGCCGAGCCCACCCGGATCGTCATCCGGCCGACGGCGGTCGACGACGCGGGCTTCACGATCGAGGCCGCCCCGGACGGCGCCTGGGTCGTGCGGGGCGTCCGACCCGAGCGTTGGGTCCGGCAGACGAACTTCGACAACGACGAGGCGATCGGCTACCTGGCCGACCGGCTGGCCCGCCTGGGCGTCGAGGAGAAGCTCGGCAAGGCCGGGGCGCAGGCCGGCGACCTGGTGCGCATCGGGGAGCGCGAGTTCGACTGGCAGCCCACCCTGTACGCCGGCGCCGACTTCGTCCCCGGCGTCCGCGGTGCCGACATCCGGCTGGAGGACAAGGCGCACCGGCCCAGCGCCGCCGAGCGGCTGGCCGCCCGCAAGGCCCGGCGGCAGCGGCCGGCCGACGAGGTCGAGGCGGGCGAACCGGAGCAGGACGCCGAATAGGAGGCGGGCGAACCGGAGCAGGACGCCGAATAGCTCGGTGCGCTCCGTGGTCGGGTCGACTGCCCGCAACCTGCGCGACAGACGCCCGGCTTAACGTCGGGTGATGCTGATCACGGCACGTACCGCCAGCGATCCGGAACTCGCCGCCCTGGTGGCGGCCCAGCACCGCGAACTGTGCGACAGCGGCTTCGCCGGCCCGCCCGGCGCTCCGCCGGAGGAACTCCGTTTCCTGGTGGCGGTCCTCGGTGGCCGGGCGGTCGCGTGCGGCGGGCTGCGGGCCCTCGACGACGGGAGCGGCGAGCTGCACCGGCTGTACGTCCGGCCGGCGTACCGGGGAAGGGGCATCGCCCGGCAACTGCTGGCGGCGCTGGAGGAGATGGCCTTCCGGTCCGGTCGCGCGCTGGTCCGGCTGCGGACCGCCGGGCACCTGGCCGGCTTCTACGCGACGTGCGGCTACCGGCGCATCCCCGGGTACGGCGAGCCGGACCCGTACACCGTCTGCTTCGCGAAGCGGCTGCCGGTCGCGGCCTGACACCGGCGGGCGGGCCGGGACCGGGGCGTGGCCACCGGCGGCCGTCATGCCGGCGGTGCCGGACGCCCGCCGCCGGTCCGGCCGACGTGGGACGTCAGGGCCGGTCGAACGGCGTGTCGAGCCGGCCGCCGGTGCCCACCCGGTTGGAGAGCAGGAGGCCGAGGGCGAGCATGCCGAAGCCGAGGAAGAGGTGCAGCCAGTTGGCGGCGTCGTTGACCGGGATGAGGTTCGCCGCGCTCTCCTGGTTGACAGCGAGGCCGTAGAGCCAGAGGCCGAGGTAGAGGGCGCCGCCGCCGGCCAGGAAGAGCCGCGCCCCGGCGATCCGCCGGGCCAGGACCAGACCGACCAGGCCGAACCCCAGGTGCAGGATGTTGTGCAGGACCGACACCTGGAAGAGACCGAGCAACTTCGCCTCCGAGTGGTGCCCGGCGAACCGCATGCCGTCGTAGTCGGTGGTGACCCCGGGAACGAACCCGAGCACCCCGAGCAGGACGAAGAGCCCGGCCACAGCGAGGGCCGCGAGCTGGACCCGGGTCCTCGACCCGCCGCGTGCGTTCCGCGCCATCGCTGCACCTTTCGTGGATCCACGGACCGCTGTCCGTGGCGCCGGGGGCGCGGATCGCCCGCACTCTCCGTGACGGCGGCGTCCGGACCCGACGATCCTCCATTTTGAAGTCCGTCCGGGTCGCTCCGCAGAGAAATCGCCGATCAGGCATGGAAGCGGAAACGCAGGGTAGGGATTCGTCGGCGGCGGTACGACCGTCGCCGTACCCCCCAGAATCGACCGCGCCGGTCATCCGAGCGGAAGGGACATCATGACCTACGATCTGTCACCTACGTCGTCCACGTACGGGTCGGAGTCCACGAACGGGGGCGGGGTGCGCGAGCAGGCCCGCCAGGTGGGCTCGGAGGCCAAGCAGGCCGGTGGGGCGGTCGCCGAGACCGCCAGGGAGCAGGGCCGGGAGGTCGCCGGCGAGGCCCGGCGGCAGGCCCGGAACCTGTACGGCGAGGCGCGCAGCCAACTCGCCAGCCAGACCGGTGAGCAGCAGCGCCGCGCCGCAGGCGGGCTCCGCTCGCTGGCCGACGAGATGCGAACGATGGCCGAGCAGGGCGGCCAGGCCGGCCCGGTGAGCGAACTCGCCCGCCAGGCCGCCGACCGCGTGCACGGCGTGGCCGGCTGGCTGGAGCAGCGCGAGCCCGGCGACATCATCGCCGAGGTGCGCGACTACGCCCGCCGCAACCCGGGCACCTTCCTGGTCGGCGCCGCCGTGCTCGGCGTGCTCGCCGGCCGGCTGACCCGCAACATCTCGGCCGCGAGCGACTCCGACGGTCAGGGCGCCCACGGCCCCGACTACGACCCGGAGCGCACCGCCGTCATCCCGACCGCGCGGGCGGTCCCGGACCAGATCCCGCCCGGCGGCTACCTGGACCCCACCC
This region includes:
- a CDS encoding RNA-guided endonuclease TnpB family protein encodes the protein MKVTRIAYSIGLNPGKYMALVEQARRLGRVRSEVWQRYGSISGVGSGLKDRQVRDRWLADGTHQRFGVLANAWKETARDAMADIAAHLASAKVEVRRAILRRTGAPAERKRMLTALKTHRWADDPFLARQMRKHWRRGKNRTHDQIVVRADQHHTLTDGHGRLWLAVPGLERRKMVRIPLSTTVAPTGTLRLILRGGRVEVHYQIDVSQMRSSQRPRGSRTIGVDKGYTEVLTDSDGEHHGTRLGELLATESDRLKQRNRRRAKLRSIANTAARRGDHRKANRIKVNNLGYVKRDRQAARHRAQVRTEIFIAVHRVVDKAATVVAEDLTKSFAGRTKLDRNVNRRLAAWTKGVTAEALTNVSERRGSALVHVNAAYTSQACHRCGSLGRRSGDRLHCTSCRVVWQADVNAAINILQRAGDPDIALHTSHHAVKQILQDRADRHRTRLPVQDSSPATAERSANHPNRSPMSN
- a CDS encoding TIGR03960 family B12-binding radical SAM protein, which gives rise to MSVPSTTPRPAAANPSVWSRLEPLLPQVTKPIQYVGGELGAVVKDWDAAAVRWALMYPDAYEVGLPNQGVQILYEVLNELPDVLAERTYAVWPDLEKLMRAHGVPQFTVDAHRPVRDFDVFGVSFSTELGYTNLLTAIDLAGIPLLAADRTDADPVIVAGGHAAFNPEPIADFVDAAVLGDGEEAVLEITTIVREWKAEGSPGGRDELLLRLARTESVYVPRFYDVDYLPDGRIQRVVPNRPDVPFRVHKRTTMDLDAWPYPKKPLVPLAETVHERYAVEIFRGCTRGCRFCQAGMITRPVRERSITTVGQMVQQGLEFSGFHEVGLLSLSSADHSEIGDMCSGLAQQYEGTNVSLSLPSTRVDAFNIELAQELSRNGRRTGLTFAPEGGSERIRKVINKMVSKEDLIRTVVTAYTNGWRQVKLYFMCGLPTETDEDVLEIADMAHEVIRAGRAATGSKDIRCTVSIGGFVPKPHTPFQWAAMERPEVIDGRLKLLKQAINADRSLGRAIGFRYHDGEPSLIEGLLSRGDRRVGAVIRKVWENGGRFDGWSEHFSYQRWVDAAAEALPAFGVDLDWYTTREREELEVLPWDHLDSGLDKDWLWQDWQDSLSEYEQDDCRWTPCFDCGVCPSMDTEIQIGPTGKKLLPLTPINGLRVPSGTPQ
- a CDS encoding TIGR03936 family radical SAM-associated protein is translated as MRYAKRGPLRFTSHRDFARAFERALRRAGVPMAYSQGFTPHPKISYASAAPTGVASEAEYLEIGLRDAVDPAALRGALDAALSPGLDVLDAVVATGGSLADRIQASHWRIELPEVDAAVLQKAVAAFSAADEVLVERMTKQGRRTFDARAAVNSIDVITPAETPSGVPAVPCAILELVVRQVTPSVRPDDVLSGLRVVADLEPPVSPRVTRLAQGMLTAQGAIADPLEADRDGATIDGH
- a CDS encoding Rne/Rng family ribonuclease codes for the protein MLENEPEGGERTGSQPVGETAAHHTAQGGAPTNPADPSAESGNPTAGEPAAASPDEPAGDAPGASTGPAPGELADSGVAELGPPSTPRKRASRRRVAPVTQPEQTEAPVEASSDAVPGSGEAPQAEVLAPVSGDGEPPAKATRRRRKATTTRAAEEPLTAAAAEEAGADVVPPVKVTRTRRKKAAPAAAEPAAETPADAAGIGTEAAPAEPVAAEAGATGTEVEPEAGTEFGAAQTAAGGAAEVPSGVSAPAEEAEPERPTRRRRAALSAPTVLFMAPQPEEIPAARTVEEPAAEEAAEPPRRRRRGRRDVEPVEPVEPVEAVEVEEEPTEEAVEVAEDEDEDETAAGRRRRRRGRRGRGRGKGGADEDEEAEEAAQAEAEEPEAEEDEEPEAEDGDGLTRRRRRRRRRGAGDVEAATDDGVPTVVKIREPRRTVDEVQGVSGSTRLEAKRQRRRDGREQRRTRPPILSEAEFLARREAVDRVMAVRQRGDRTQIAVLEDGVLVEHYVTRNSAATMAGNVYLGKVQNVLPSMEAAFVDIGRGRNAVLYAGEVNWDTTGLEGRARSIEQALRSGDSVLVQVTKDPIGHKGARLTSHVALSGRHLVYVPGGNASGISRKLPDNERKRLRDVLKKLVPDGAGVIVRTAAEGASEDELARDVKRLQAQWEDIQAKAAEGGAPVLLYEEPDLVIRVVRDLFNEDFRELVIEGEGAYGMVESYLSHVSPDLVARLRRHLGASDVFAEYRIDEQILKGLDRKVFLPSGGHLVIDRTEAMTVVDVNTGKYTGAGGNLEETVTRNNLEAAEEIVRQLRLRDIGGIVVIDFIDMVLESNRELVLRRLTECLGRDRTKHQVTEITSLGLVQMTRKRIGAGLLEAFSETCECCKGRGLIIHTEPVPEKARPGGAGEKVKAVASAAPVAEAGTSSRRRGRKSVPAERTVVEVTEDESPADIIGTTDATGATTTGSDADYYDTMGYDLSRYETETPAAPDIADSQTGDSARLAAPDDPDALGDGEESEGGSGRRRSRRGGARRRTRP
- the rplU gene encoding 50S ribosomal protein L21 — translated: MYAIVKTGGKQYKVAEGDVIEVEKLVGAPGDAVKLAAVLLVDGDDLVTDAAKLAKVEVSGEIAAHTKGPKIRIHKFKNKTGYHKRQGHRQPLTQVKVTGISSGK
- the rpmA gene encoding 50S ribosomal protein L27, with the translated sequence MAHKKGASSSRNGRDSAAQRLGVKRFGGQVVSAGEILIRQRGTKFHPGDLVGRGGDDTLFALAAGAVQFGTKRGRKTVSIVPQQ